Within the Bradyrhizobium cosmicum genome, the region CCGGCCGAACGACCTCATCGACCGCGTGCTTTGGACCGCGCCCGCCGCGAAGGTCCTGATCAACAGCCCCGCCGTCCAGGTGATCCGCTGGGCGCAGGCACAATTTCCGGCGCTGCTGCCGGGCGGCGTGGTCGACAGCCATCCACTGGTGTCGCCGCCGCAGAACGCTGCGCCGAAGGAAGCGCGATGACCAGCACGGTACGTATCAGCGGCGTCACCAAGTCGTATGGCCAGATCAAGGCCGTACGCGACGCCTCGTTCACGCTCGATCGAGGCGAGCTGGTCGCCTTGATCGGCCACAACGGCGCCGGCAAAACCACGCTCATGAAGCTCATGCTCGGGTTGATCCGGCCGACCAGCGGCGCCATCGAGATTCTCGGAGACAATCCCGCCGCCGGCGAATTCGCAGGCCGCCGACAGCTCGGCTATCTGCCGGAAAACGTCTCCTTCGACCCTGCCCTCACCGGCCGCGAAACCCAGGCCTTCTACGCCAGGCTGAAGCGCGAACCGGTCGCCAAGGGCCTGGAGCTGCTCGACGCCGTCGGGCTGGGAGCCGCCAGCCGCCGCCGGGTGAGCACCTATTCGAAGGGCATGCGTCAGCGCCTGGGGCTCGCGCAGGCGCTGCTTGGCGAGCCGCGCGTGCTGCTGCTGGACGAGCCGACCACCGGACTCGATCCGGAGCTGCGCCAGACCTTCTACGACATCATCGCGCGGCTCGCCAACGCGGGCGCGACCGTGCTGCTGTCATCGCATGCGCTGACCGAGCTCGAGGAGCGCGCCGGCCGGGTCATCATCATGAACCGCGGCATCAAGGTCGCGGACGGATCGATCGACCAGCTGCGTCGTCTCGCCCGGCTGCCCACCAGGATCCGTCTCAAGGTCGCGGGCCTCGCGCCGAGCGAGATGCCGCCCTGGGCTCCGCAAGACACGACCTGCCGCCGTCTGAACGGCCACACCGTCGAGATCGACGCCGCACCGGAGCGGAAGATCGAACTTCTGCATCGTGCGACGGCCGCCGGCAATTCCGTCGAGGACGTCGACGTGGTCCCGCCCACCCTCGACGAACTCTACGCTCATTTTCTCCGGCAATCGGAGCAGGCGCCATGAATGTCATGATCATCGCCGCCAAGGAGATCCACCAGGCCATCCGCAATCGCTGGGTGCTTGCCGCAACGCTCCTGCTCGCGGGCCTTGCTCTGTCACTGACCTTTCTCGGCAGCGCGCCAACCGGGAATGTCGGCGTTCGCACGCTGGACGTGGTCGTCGTCAGCCTGTCGAGCCTGACCATCTTTCTCGTCCCGCTCATCGCGCTTCTGATCTCCCATGACGCCATCGTCGGCGAGATGGAACGCGGGACGATGCTGTTGCTGCTGAGCTATCCGGTCGCGCGATGGCAGGTGCTGCTCGGCAAGTTCCTGGGACACCTCGCCGTCCTCGCCTTTGCGACCTGTCTCGGCTACGGCGCGGCGGTCGGAGCGCTGGCGGCGACGGGCAGCCAGATCGATGGCGATAGTCTGCTGGCGTTTGCGGCCATGGTGGCCTCCTCGGTGCTGCTGGGCGCCGCCTTTGTGGCGATCGGCTATCTAGTCAGCGCGCTCGTGCGCGACCGGGGAACGGCAGCCGGCATCTGCATTGGATTGTGGCTGCTGCTGGTGCTGATCTACGACATGGCGCTGCTGGGCGTGCTTGCGCTCGATCAGGGACGCAGCATCTCGGCGGCCGCGCTCAACGCCATGCTCCTGTCGAATCCGACCGACGCCTACCGGCTGATCAACCTCACCGGGTTCGCCAATGTCAGCACCTTCGCCGGCATGGCGGGCCTCGCTCAAAGCACATCCCTTACGATACCGGTCCTTCTGACCGCCCTGCTCTGCTGGACGCTGCTGCCACTGGGGCTGGCCGCGCTCGCCTTCTCGCGGAGGGAGCTATGAGGCGCCGAACGATCCTGCTCGCTTTGCTCATGCTGCTCGCGCTTGCGGGCTGCAACGACAAGCAGACTGCCAAGATCCCACCGCCGCATCGGATGACGGCGGAGGACATCGGCCATTACTGCGGCATGAACGTGCTCGAGCACCCGGGACCGAAGGGCCACATCTTCTCCGCGAGCCTCATGGAGCCGGTGTGGTTCTCATCCGTGCGGGACACCCTCGCCTTCACCATGCTGCCGGACGAACCGAAAGACATCCAGGCGATCTATGTCTCCGACATGGGCAAAGCGGCCGACTGGGACAAGCCCGGCGCCGACAACTGGATCGAGGCGCGCAAGGCGTTGTTCGTGATCGAGAGCCGAGTCAAGAGCGGTATGGGCGGGGACGAAGCCGTTCCATTCTCGGACCGAGCGGCGGCGGAGAAGTTCGCCGGTGAGAACGGCGGCAGGATCGTCGGCTTCGACCAAGTGCCCCGGGACTATGTGCTGACATCGGCGAATGTCACCGGCGCCGCTATAGCCGACGAAACGACCGAAGGCCCGCCGGGCGAACGATCGAGGAGGACGCCATGACGCGAACGCTGACGCGCCGACGCTTCATCCATATCAGCGCCGCGGCGGCGGGCCTCGGCCCGCTGTCCTTCGGAGGTCCGCTTCGTGCAGAGGTCGCGCCGGTGACCTGGCGTGGCACGATGCTGGGCGCCATCGCAACGATGGAGATCCACGACGAAGACCGCAGCCGGGCGGAGCGACTGATATGGCTGGCGTGCGCCGAGGCGCGGCGGCTCGAGCGGCAGTTCAGTCTATACATGAAAGATTCCGCTCTCGCCGAACTGAACCGGACCGGCATCCTCGTCGGCCCCGCCGCCGAAATGGTCGAACTGCTGACGGCATCGCAGCGGTACTCCGCGCTGACCGAAGGCGCGTTCGATCCGACGGTGCAGCCATTGTGGGAGCTCTATACGGACCACTTTGCGCGAAAAGAGGCGGATCCCGCCGGTCCGCCACCGGCGGCGATCCAGGCCGCGCTCCGGCGCGTCGGCCACCGCCGTCTGTCGGTCAGCCGCGACCGGATTGCGATGCCTCGCGGAATGGCCTTGACCCTGAACGGGATCGCGCAGGGTTACGTGACGGACAAGGTCGTGGAGCTGCTGCAGGCCCAGGGCATCTCGCACAGCCTGGTGGACATGGGCGAGACCCGCGCCATCGGGGCGCGGCCGGACGGCCGCCCCTGGGAAGTGGGCGTGGCCGATCCGGAGGTCGCGAGCCGAACCGCCACGATCGTTCCGATGGTCGACCGGGCGGTGTCGACCTCAGGGAGCTACGGGTTCCGGTTCGACGCCGAAGGCCGCTTCAACCACCTGTTCGATCCGGCGACGGGAGGCAGCGCCCATCGTTATCAAAGCGTGACGACCGTCGCGCGAAGCGCCACTGCAGCCGATGCGCTCTCGACCGCGTTCAGCATGCTTCCCGAGGAGCGAATCCGTTCGCTGCTGCCATACGTCGATGTCGAACGCGTTCATCTCATTGATCCGGCGGGCAAGTCATCCGAAATCACCGCTTGATCGATCGAATTCAAACCCAAGGAAAAGGAGAACTTGATGAACCGGACAGCACTTGTGGCCCTGTTTCTCGCAGCGGGTCTCGGCCAAGCCGGCGCCCAGGATACCGCCGCGGGCGAGAAGGTCTTCGCCGTCTGCAAGGCCTGTCACCAGGTTGGCGAGACCGCCAAGAACGTCGTCGGCCCGGTGCTCAATGGGCTGATCGGACGGAAGGCGGGATCGGTCGAAGGCTACAACTACTCGGAGGCCAACAAGAAGTCCGGCATCACCTGGGACGAGGCGACGTTCTCCGAGTACATCAAGGACCCGAAGGCCAAGATCCCGGGCACCAAAATGGCGTTCGCCGGCATCAAGGACGAGCAGAAGATCAAGGACCTGAGCGCCTACCTGCACACTTTCGATAAGGCGCCCGTCAAGCTGACGCAGTGAGCACTCCAGCCCCCAACAAAGGATACGGCACATGAGCGAAAATTGGCTACCGTCATTGAAGACCGATACACCCCAGGCCGGCTTCGAACTGGCCGTCAAGCTCTCACGAATGGCGGTGAAGATCACGCAGCCATCGGACGAGGTCCGTGCGCGTCTGCGCGCGGCTTATGAGCAGGACTCGGAGCAACTGATCGCAACATCCCACGTGGTGGCGGTCCACTTCCAGACGATCGCCGCCGCCAACAATTGGTGGCGCTGATGAGACGGGGCCATCCCGCCTGCTCGGGAGCCGCCAGCACCGCACACCGGAACGCCTGCTCGCGTTCGCAGTTCACCCAGTCCAGGCACGAACAGGTGCAACGATGAGAGGTCTCAGTACCGGTCAAATCGTCCTGCTGGTCGCCCTTGGCGCCGTATTGATCCTCACAGGCGTCTGGGCCGTGTCGGTGTGGAGTGCGAGCAGCGGCGTCGAGATGGGCAAGCACGGGTGGATCGCGCTGGGGCTAGGCACCTTCTTTTCGCTTCTCGTCGGGTGCGGGCTCATGGCCCTGATGTTCTTCAGTAGCCGCTCAGGTCATGACGACGCCGCCGATCCGTTCCGGCGCCGGGAGCGCCGTGACCCGTAGTAGCCGTTGCCCCCAGGGCCCGCTCATGTCTCGGGGCCCACCGGCGCCTTCAGCGGACTATTTGCCCACTTGAGGGCGGCCGGGTCGTGCAGCGGATCGTCTTCGCAACGCGAACAGACGTAGTGATCGCGACCGCCCGCGTCGGCCGCAAGCTGCATAGGCTTCCCGCACGAAGGGCACGCCTTCCGGATCCCCTGACGCACAGACATTTGTCTTTCCCCTGCCCTTCCAGCTTAGCTGCACGCCAGCGTCCAGCACAAGCCTTCGCGGAAGGCCGTCGTGCGAAATGGACGTAGCGGCTGCCGCACAGCCGCTTGACGGCACGTTGACGGCGTACCGAAATCCAGTGGTATTTCGGGGGTGGCGTCATGGAAGAGTTCTACAGAGGCTTCGCGCAGCGGGCGCGCAATCTGGCGGAGAAGGCGGACCCGTTCACCCGACGTCGGTTGCTCGCCCTCGCCAAGCGGTACGATGCCCAAAGCAGGCCCGGATCGAGACCTCGGGAGCGCCGCCGGGACCGCCCCGCTTAGCCGACGGCGCTCTTCTCGAATCCGGCGAAACATACCAGCGACGAGGGCAGATGCGACGTTGGCGGCGGGACCGGATCGCTCCAGGTGCCCCGGCTTGAACAGGGCCGCCTGAAGCAGTCGGGAGCCGGACTGTCGCCGCCCACGCCGCGTCAAACGGTGAGAATTAGGGCATGTACTCGTATCGTCAGCTTCCGAGGGTTAAGCGAAGTCGTCCCGCTCGGTCAGCGTCGACTGCTTATGGACCCACAGCAGACATAGCGCCTCTAATGAGATGAGAGCCTCACGTACTTGATCTTGAAAAGCTCGCGGCTATTCTGACCGAATGTTAAGCGTTTTGGGCAGCCGGAAAGATGCGCAAGGCAGTGGACCTGCAAGACTGGGCTTGGCAACTCGCGGCGGACACCTACCGAGTGAACTTATTCAGTCAGCTTATGGGAAGAACAACTCCCAAGGAGCCTTCTGTCAGCGATGCTGACCTTGCCGAAGCCATAAGCCAAAGCTTCACGCAGGTGAGCGACGCACGGTTCCGAGAGATGGTCGAGATATCAACCGACGCCGCCCTCGCAGCTTACGACAGGGCAGTATCTGCCGGCGTTAGGTTTTCGCGATCCCGGGGCTGTAACTGATTGCCCGGGAAAGCATCCCTGGCATCGCTCGGGAGCGTCGGCCCGAACACGATGCTTGCCGGCACGTCGGCCGTCGGGGGCGAGACCGGGCCTTGCAAAGGCGCGGCCAACTTGACGCCAATGCCCCGTAGCTGACGTGCAGACCATGGTCGCTGCAATTCCGTTTCCCAATGCAGACCGGACACCGCGCGCGCTGCCAAACCGACCGTTCTAACCCAGCCGTCATTCGTCGCCGTGCGCATCAGGAGTGGCCCGATCCGTTAACGCTTGCGCACCAGCAAAGTCCAAACAGGCGACGAACCGTCCCAGCCGCGAAGGCGCCCCGCCAGCCGCACCTTCAGCCCGGCCTCCGTGATCCGCTCGACAACGAGATGCAGCGCGATCACGTCGCCCTCTGCCAGCTCCACACAGCCCCGTTTCCGCGACCACACCGCTCCCGGGAAGCGAAACAAGTTCGCCTTCAGCCATCGGCCGCCGCGCACCGACAGTGGTTGTAAGTCGACCTGAGCGCCGGCCCGAGGCAGCAGCCTGACATCTGCCCGTCGCAGCCAATTCGGAATCCAACCCATGCGAATGACTAGCAATTACTTTTCACGATTGTCTAGGCTTCGTCTGTCTGAATGGATTCGCCGCATGAGCCGCCGCGATGTCCGCTTTCGCGGGCAAACCGGAAGCCAGCTTACCTCACTTCCACCGACGCTTTTGACCCGGAGCGGAAGTGGAAACGAGCATCTGCGATAGAATGCCCCGCGAAGAGCGCCGATCTTGATTAAGGTCAAAGGAAAGAGCCCGCCAAACGTACATTTTACCACCGCGTGAGTGGGTTGCGGGTTCGCTTCGGGCGGGTTGGGTGGAGCTTGATGTCTTCAGATAAGGGCGTTGTTTTCGTCGTCGATGACGACCCCGGTATGCTACGAAGTGTAGGTCGAATACTGCGACAGTTCGGCTACGGCAGCCTGCTCTTTCCGACTGCGAGTGCTTTCGAAAATCACGCCGATTTCGACCAGGTAATTTGCGTTCTGCTCGACATAAACTTGGGTGATGGGTCAGGGTTCGAAGTGAGACGGGGTCTCAAAGTGGCCGGGAATAATGTACCGGTCATCTACATGACTGGAAACGACAGCCCCCTCATTCGCGAGACTGCACTTCAATCTGGGTGCCTTGCCTACCTGGTAAAGCCGTTCTCGGCCAAGTCGCTGATAGAGCCGATTGAGCGAAGGTCGAGTACCCAAACCGGATATCCGCCCTAGCCCGACCGCCGATAGCGCTTTTTCTTGTCAATCATCTTATTGAGCCCTTATCGTTCCAACACTCGGGTTAAGTGCCCGGACTAGGATGGCAATGTGTTTCTGGCCGACTGCCTTATCATGGCGAAATTGTCGCGCGCGGAGCTTCACCGCTGTGCTGGCCATCGCTTTGTTGCAGGTGACGGTGCGCCAAAGTCAGGCGGCCGATCCAGCAGCCAAACGCGTTCTGATGTTGCATTCGTTCGGACCACAATTCAAGCCTTGGAGCGATTATGCTCGCACGATTCGAGCCGAAATCATTCGTCAGGTAAAATCGTCGATTGATTTCACAGACTTCTCGCTCACCAGCGCAAGATCGGACAACGCAGAGCCCGAAATCCCGTTGGTTCAGTATCTCCGGGCGCTCTATCTCAGGGAGCCACTCGACCTGATAATCGCGGTGGGAGCGCCCGCCGCAAGCTTTATCCAGAGGCATCGCAGCGAGTTGTTTCAAACGACCCCAATGATCTTCACGGCTGTTGACAGGCGCCGCGTCGATTTTAGTCAACTTTCGGAAAATGACACGGTCGTAGCCGTCGATCACGATTTTGCTGCCATTCTCAAGACTATCCTGCAAGTGCTGCCGGATACCAAAGCGTTAGCAATCGTGAACGGAGTATCTCCCAACGAAGTATTCTGGCACGCGGAAATACAGCGGCAACTAGCTCCCTTTGCGAACAGGGTCGTCTTGAAATGGTACGATGAGTTGCCTTTTGCCGACATTCTCAAGGACGCAGCGAAACTGCCGCCACATAGCGCGATTCTCTGGCATTTGATGAATGTGGATGCAGCAAGTGTCTCTCATGAAGAAAACGAGGCGTTGAATGCATTGGCTTCCGTAGCCTCTGCCCCCATCTTCTCTTACGACGGCTCCTTTTTTGAAGGCGCCCTCGTTGGGGGACCGATGTTTTCCGTGTTGGAGAGCAGTGCAATCACGGCCAGTGTCGCGAACCGAATCCTTTCGGGGGAAAGGGCGGGGGACATCAAGACCCGGCCGATTGAGTTCGCGGCTGCAAAGTTCGATTGGCGGCAAATGCAGCGCTGGGGAATTAGCGAGAACAATTTGCCCGCTGGAAGTACCGTTTACTTCCGAGAACCGACGGTGTGGGAACGGTATGCATGGCAGATCGCATCTGTCGTCGCGATTCTTGTGATACAGGCCGGATTTATTATTATCCTGCTACGCGAACATCGTCGGCGTCAACTTGTCGAGGTGCAGTATAGGCAGCGCACGGCGGAACTTGTCCATGTCAACCGCATCGCCACGGCTGGCGAACTGACCGCCTCAATTGCTCATGAAATCAACCAGCCGCTCGGCGCTATTCTGACCAATGCCGAAACCGCTCAGGTCATCCTGAAATCTCCGAGCCCCGACATGGCGGAACTGAACGAGATCGTCGGCGATATCCTGCGCGATGACCGCCGCGCCAGCGAAGTCATCCGGAGGATGAAGAGCCTGCTGAAAAAAGCACCCTTTGAACTGAAGAGCCTCGACTTCAATGATCTCGTTGGTGAGACTGTCGAACTCGTTCTTGGCGTTGGACGAAAGGTCGAACTGGTTAGTGTGATCACGCCGGAAGCGCTTCTGATCCTCGGCGACCGCATTCAACTCCAACAAGTCATTCTTAACCTTGTCACGAACGGGATCGACGCGATGAAGGAGATACCTACCGAAAACCGCATCATAAGCATCCGGACTGCGCGCGTCGAAAAATTTGCCGAGTTGTCCGTGTCGGATCGCGGGCCGGGCATTCCCGAAGACAAACTGAAAGAAGTCTTCGACCCGTTCTACAGCAGCAAAGCCGATGGCATGGGCATGGGGCTGTCCATCGCGCGCACCATTATCGAGGCCCACAATGGGCAGATAAGGGCCGAAAATCGGGATCATGGCGGTGCGTCGTTCCGGATCAGGCTTCCTATTGTCCAATAGTTCGTGAACCATCTCGCGACCCGTACGACCGTACTTCTGCTGACGGCCCAACGCGGAAGTCCTGCGACATTCCGATTTCCCGCCGCTATCAGGGGCATAGCGGAGATCAAACGGCGTCCCCGGTTTATTGAGTCCACGCCCTAAATTGGCCACTGGCAACGGACAGAAAATCGCCCGTAGCGATCATTCTATTGATGGTCATCACCAACCGGGTCGGCAGCGGTGGTCGGAACAAAGACGCCCGATACTACGAGGCGCGGAGATGTCCGCACTGCAATAGTAAAATTTCCCTGGGAGGCATCTGTCCTAAGGGTGGGATGCCGCGCTGCGGCAGGACAGTCGGGGCCTACCGTTCGACGAATCGATCCGCTGCGGACAGCGCGCCGCCGGTCTCGTCACGCGCGGTGAACACGACATCGCGCTGCGCCGCTTGCGCAGCCGTCAAGGTCACTCGCAGCTGCTCCGAGGCATCCGGCGCGACCTCGACTGGAGAGAGGCCCTCGTTGCCGACGATGGACAGCTTCGCGTCTATCCCGCCGACGGACAGCGTGTACCGATGGGCACTCGCCGACTTGTTGAGCAGCTTCACCGTGTAGGCATTGCGCACCGAGCCGTCCGACAGACGGACGGCGACCGGATCGCGGTCATGCTGGACTGAAAGCGTCGCGGTGGTCTTCATTGCGAACGCGACGCCGATCGTGCCCGCCAGCGCAATGCATGCCGCGGTCAATCCGATCGTCTTCGGCCGCAGCAGACGGTTGCGAGGAGCCTCCTTGCTGCGCCCCCGCTCGATGTTGGTCCAGCTTTCGTAGTCGATCAGGCCCCGCGGGCGTCCGAGCTTCGCCATCACGCCGTCGCACGCATCGACGCACAGACCGCAGTTGATGCACGCGAAATTCGGGCCCTCTCGTATGTCGATCCCGATCGGGCAAACGGCGACGCACTGGCCGCAATCCACGCAATCGCCTGCCAGCTCCCCGCGGAGGCGCAGCTCGGCAGCCTTTTTCGCAGAAGTCCGCTGCTCGCCCCGGTAATCGCGGTAGTTCACCGTATAGGCTTCGGGATCCCAGATCGCACCCTGCAAGCGTGGCCATGGGCACATGAAGGTGCAGACCTGTTCACGCGCGAACCCCGCCAGTCCGTACGTCGTGCCCGCGAACACCGCGATCCAGGTGAGAGCGTTGGCCGATAGGTCGCCGGCCAGCAAGCCGCCGAGTAGAGCCGGCGCGTCAGTAAAATAGAAAATCAGTGTGCCGCCCGTCGCCAGCGAGATCAGAAGCCAAGTCACGTGCTTGGCGGCCGACTGAAAAGCCCGCTTCGCCGTGAGAGGCGCTCCGATATTCTTGAGGCGCTGGCGCCTGTCGCCCTCGATCAAGCGCTCGACGAGCAGGAACAGATCGGTCCAGACAGTCTGGGGACATGCGAAGCCGCACCAGAGGCGCCCCGCAAGCGCATTCGCAAGGATCAGGATGGTCGACGCGAGCACCAGAAGGCCGGTGACGAGATAAAGATCCTGCGGCCAGATCTCGATGAAGAACGCGTAGAGACGCCCGTTCGCAAAATCGAGCAACACCGCCTGGTCGGGCGCGTTCGGTCCACGATTCCAGCGGAGGAACGGCGTGACGTAGTAAATCGAGAGCGTCAGCAGCAGGATGACCCATTTGAGCCTCCGGATCGGCCCCTTGACGGCCTGCGGCACAACCGGCAGTCCGGCTACCGCGGCGGCCCTGGCCCTGGTCTTCGCGTGATCGATCTCGATGGTTATCGCCATGGCGCGCCGTCAGTTCACAGCCGCAAAGCCGAGCGAAGCCCGGATCGACGGCGCGATGAGGTCGTGGGTCCAGGCCGGCTCGAAGGTCATCGCCACGTCGGCGGAAACGACCCCTGGGACGGCGGATGCCGCCGCCTGCGCCCCTTCCCTCAGGAAGGAGGTCGCCGGACATCCCGGCGTCGTGGCCGTCATCTTGATGCGGACGGCACCGCCCGCGGCGGCGATATCGTAGATGAAACCGAGGTCGACGATGTTCTCACCAAGCTCCGGATCGATCACGACGCGTAGCGCCTCGCGGACGCGTTCGACAAGCTGGTCCGTCACGAGGGCGCCCTCACCGTGAGCTCGTAGGTAGCGCCGTCCGTTGTGAATCCGCCGAGCCAGCGGAAGCCGCGCTTTTCGAGCTGTGGAAACAGGAACACCGGCTCCCGCCGCAGCAGCGCCGAGAGCGTCTCCCCTGGCCCGAGCTTGTCGGCGGCAGCGAGAATCCGGACCATCGGCTCCGGGGGCTCGAGGTCGCGATTGTCCAGTTTGACGCGGGGATCAGGCCAGGCGCCGAAGTCGAAGCCATTCGAGGGGGCAGCAACTTGGGCCGGCTTCGCTGCCGCAGGCGTAAACAGC harbors:
- a CDS encoding response regulator, encoding MLRSVGRILRQFGYGSLLFPTASAFENHADFDQVICVLLDINLGDGSGFEVRRGLKVAGNNVPVIYMTGNDSPLIRETALQSGCLAYLVKPFSAKSLIEPIERRSSTQTGYPP
- a CDS encoding ABC transporter permease subunit, which encodes MNVMIIAAKEIHQAIRNRWVLAATLLLAGLALSLTFLGSAPTGNVGVRTLDVVVVSLSSLTIFLVPLIALLISHDAIVGEMERGTMLLLLSYPVARWQVLLGKFLGHLAVLAFATCLGYGAAVGALAATGSQIDGDSLLAFAAMVASSVLLGAAFVAIGYLVSALVRDRGTAAGICIGLWLLLVLIYDMALLGVLALDQGRSISAAALNAMLLSNPTDAYRLINLTGFANVSTFAGMAGLAQSTSLTIPVLLTALLCWTLLPLGLAALAFSRREL
- a CDS encoding metal-sulfur cluster assembly factor; the protein is MTDQLVERVREALRVVIDPELGENIVDLGFIYDIAAAGGAVRIKMTATTPGCPATSFLREGAQAAASAVPGVVSADVAMTFEPAWTHDLIAPSIRASLGFAAVN
- a CDS encoding nitrous oxide reductase accessory protein NosL, with translation MRRRTILLALLMLLALAGCNDKQTAKIPPPHRMTAEDIGHYCGMNVLEHPGPKGHIFSASLMEPVWFSSVRDTLAFTMLPDEPKDIQAIYVSDMGKAADWDKPGADNWIEARKALFVIESRVKSGMGGDEAVPFSDRAAAEKFAGENGGRIVGFDQVPRDYVLTSANVTGAAIADETTEGPPGERSRRTP
- a CDS encoding ATP-binding protein; the encoded protein is MCFWPTALSWRNCRARSFTAVLAIALLQVTVRQSQAADPAAKRVLMLHSFGPQFKPWSDYARTIRAEIIRQVKSSIDFTDFSLTSARSDNAEPEIPLVQYLRALYLREPLDLIIAVGAPAASFIQRHRSELFQTTPMIFTAVDRRRVDFSQLSENDTVVAVDHDFAAILKTILQVLPDTKALAIVNGVSPNEVFWHAEIQRQLAPFANRVVLKWYDELPFADILKDAAKLPPHSAILWHLMNVDAASVSHEENEALNALASVASAPIFSYDGSFFEGALVGGPMFSVLESSAITASVANRILSGERAGDIKTRPIEFAAAKFDWRQMQRWGISENNLPAGSTVYFREPTVWERYAWQIASVVAILVIQAGFIIILLREHRRRQLVEVQYRQRTAELVHVNRIATAGELTASIAHEINQPLGAILTNAETAQVILKSPSPDMAELNEIVGDILRDDRRASEVIRRMKSLLKKAPFELKSLDFNDLVGETVELVLGVGRKVELVSVITPEALLILGDRIQLQQVILNLVTNGIDAMKEIPTENRIISIRTARVEKFAELSVSDRGPGIPEDKLKEVFDPFYSSKADGMGMGLSIARTIIEAHNGQIRAENRDHGGASFRIRLPIVQ
- a CDS encoding FAD:protein FMN transferase, whose translation is MTRTLTRRRFIHISAAAAGLGPLSFGGPLRAEVAPVTWRGTMLGAIATMEIHDEDRSRAERLIWLACAEARRLERQFSLYMKDSALAELNRTGILVGPAAEMVELLTASQRYSALTEGAFDPTVQPLWELYTDHFARKEADPAGPPPAAIQAALRRVGHRRLSVSRDRIAMPRGMALTLNGIAQGYVTDKVVELLQAQGISHSLVDMGETRAIGARPDGRPWEVGVADPEVASRTATIVPMVDRAVSTSGSYGFRFDAEGRFNHLFDPATGGSAHRYQSVTTVARSATAADALSTAFSMLPEERIRSLLPYVDVERVHLIDPAGKSSEITA
- a CDS encoding ABC transporter ATP-binding protein, with product MTSTVRISGVTKSYGQIKAVRDASFTLDRGELVALIGHNGAGKTTLMKLMLGLIRPTSGAIEILGDNPAAGEFAGRRQLGYLPENVSFDPALTGRETQAFYARLKREPVAKGLELLDAVGLGAASRRRVSTYSKGMRQRLGLAQALLGEPRVLLLDEPTTGLDPELRQTFYDIIARLANAGATVLLSSHALTELEERAGRVIIMNRGIKVADGSIDQLRRLARLPTRIRLKVAGLAPSEMPPWAPQDTTCRRLNGHTVEIDAAPERKIELLHRATAAGNSVEDVDVVPPTLDELYAHFLRQSEQAP
- a CDS encoding c-type cytochrome, with the protein product MNRTALVALFLAAGLGQAGAQDTAAGEKVFAVCKACHQVGETAKNVVGPVLNGLIGRKAGSVEGYNYSEANKKSGITWDEATFSEYIKDPKAKIPGTKMAFAGIKDEQKIKDLSAYLHTFDKAPVKLTQ
- a CDS encoding hexameric tyrosine-coordinated heme protein, which translates into the protein MSENWLPSLKTDTPQAGFELAVKLSRMAVKITQPSDEVRARLRAAYEQDSEQLIATSHVVAVHFQTIAAANNWWR
- the ccoG gene encoding cytochrome c oxidase accessory protein CcoG, whose amino-acid sequence is MAITIEIDHAKTRARAAAVAGLPVVPQAVKGPIRRLKWVILLLTLSIYYVTPFLRWNRGPNAPDQAVLLDFANGRLYAFFIEIWPQDLYLVTGLLVLASTILILANALAGRLWCGFACPQTVWTDLFLLVERLIEGDRRQRLKNIGAPLTAKRAFQSAAKHVTWLLISLATGGTLIFYFTDAPALLGGLLAGDLSANALTWIAVFAGTTYGLAGFAREQVCTFMCPWPRLQGAIWDPEAYTVNYRDYRGEQRTSAKKAAELRLRGELAGDCVDCGQCVAVCPIGIDIREGPNFACINCGLCVDACDGVMAKLGRPRGLIDYESWTNIERGRSKEAPRNRLLRPKTIGLTAACIALAGTIGVAFAMKTTATLSVQHDRDPVAVRLSDGSVRNAYTVKLLNKSASAHRYTLSVGGIDAKLSIVGNEGLSPVEVAPDASEQLRVTLTAAQAAQRDVVFTARDETGGALSAADRFVER
- a CDS encoding DUF2249 domain-containing protein, with translation MTAYLDVDVRPILRAGGEPFSVIMAAIERLEKGQGLRLYATFKPVPLFAVMADKGFAHSASAMEGGEWEVLFTPAAAKPAQVAAPSNGFDFGAWPDPRVKLDNRDLEPPEPMVRILAAADKLGPGETLSALLRREPVFLFPQLEKRGFRWLGGFTTDGATYELTVRAPS